Proteins from one Falco cherrug isolate bFalChe1 chromosome 7, bFalChe1.pri, whole genome shotgun sequence genomic window:
- the FURIN gene encoding furin, translating into MDLRPCSLLLLWTLVVALALLAQEVLAQHIYTNTWAVLIPAGPQEADRVARKHGFLNLGPIFGDYYHFRHSGVVKRSLSPHQPWHSRLAREPQVQWLEQQVAKRRTKRDIFMEPTDPKFPQQWYLYNTNQRDLNVRQAWEQGYTGKGIVVSILDDGIEKNHPDLEGNYDPGASFDVNDQDPDPQPRYTQMNDNRHGTRCAGEVAAVANNGICGVGVAYNARIGGVRMLDGEVTDAVEAHSLGLNPNHIHIYSASWGPEDDGKTVDGPARLAEEAFFRGVSQGRGGLGSIFVWASGNGGREHDSCNCDGYTNSIYTLSISSTTQYGNVPWYSEACSSTLATTYSSGNQNEKQIVTTDLRQKCTESHTGTSASAPLAAGIIALALEANKNLTWRDMQHLVVQTSKPAHLNANDWVTNGVGRKVSHSYGYGLLDAGAMVSLAKNWTTVGPQRKCVIDILTEPKDIGKRLEVRRKVDACLGKANYISRLEHAQARLTLSYNRRGDLAIHLVSPMGTRSTLLAARPHDFSADGFNDWAFMTTHSWDEDPSGEWVLEIENTSDANNYGTLTKFTLVLYGTATDSPSLSNQLESSGCKTLTPSQTCVVCEEGYYLHQKSCLKRCPPGFAPGVQNTHYNLENSVEPIAPHLCLPCHPSCATCAGPGPNQCLTCPAHSHFSSLDLSCSHQTQSSRASPALADSEGLAEAPSPANLPVLIASLSCVLIVVIFVTVFLVLQARSGFSLRGVKVYALDSGIISYKGLPSDIWQEEGPSESDGEEYEAHSERTAFIRDQSAL; encoded by the exons atctttggCGACTATTACCACTTTCGGCACAGCGGTGTGGTGAAGCGTTCCCTCTcaccccaccagccctggcacagccgtTTGGCCAGGGAACCGCAG GTAcagtggctggagcagcaggtgGCAAAGCGCAGGACCAAGCGAGACATTTTCATGGAGCCCACAGACCCCAAGTTCCCGCAGCAGTGGTATCTG TACAACACCAACCAGCGGGACCTGAATGTGCGTCAGGCCTGGGAGCAGGGCTACACGGGCAAGGGTATCGTGGTTTCCATCCTGGATGATGGCATCGAGAAGAACCACCCTGACCTGGAGGGCAACTAC GATCCAGGGGCGAGCTTTGATGTCAACGACCAGGACCCAGACCCACAGCCCCGCTACACGCAGATGAATGACAACAG ACACGGCACACGCTGCGCTGGGGAGGTTGCTGCTGTGGCAAACAATGGAATCTGTGGTGTTGGTGTGGCTTACAACGCCAGGATCGGAG GCGTGCGCATGCTGGATGGGGAGGTGACTGATGCTGTGGAGGCCCATTCCCTGGGCCTCAATCCCAACCACATCCACATCTACAGTGCCAGCTGGGGCCCCGAGGATGACGGCAAGACTGTGGatggcccggcccggctggcAGAGGAGGCTTTCTTCCGAGGGGTCAGCCAG GGCCGAGGGGGGCTGGGCTCCATCTTCGTCTGGGCATCTGGGAACGGGGGCCGCGAACACGACAGCTGCAACTGTGACGGTTACACCAACAGCATCTACACGCTGTCCATCAGCAGCACCACGCAGTATGGTAACGTGCCCTGGTACAGCGAGGCCTGCTCCTCCACCCTCGCCACCACCTACAGCAGCGGCAACCAGAACGAGAAGCAGATT GTGACAACTGACCTCAGACAGAAATGCACCGAATCACACACAGGGACATCGGCCTCGGCGCCCCTGGCCGCTGGCATCATCGCCCTCGCCCTGGAAGCCAA CAAGAACCTGACATGGCGGGACATGCAGCACCTGGTGGTGCAGACGTCGAAGCCGGCTCACCTCAACGCCAATGACTGGGTCACCAACGGCGTCGGCCGCAAAG TCAGCCACTCCTATGGCTATGGCCTGCTGGACGCGGGGGCCATGGTGAGCCTGGCCAAGAACTGGACCACGGTGGGACCTCAGAGGAAATGCGTCATCGACATCCTCACGGAGCCAAA GGACATTGGGAAGCGCCTGGAGGTGCGGCGGAAGGTGGACGCCTGCCTGGGGAAAGCCAACTACATCAGCCGGCTGGAGCACGCGCAGGCCAGGCTGACGCTGTCCTACAACCGGCGGGGGGACTTGGCCATCCACCTGGTCAGTCCCATGGGCACCCGCTCCaccctcctggctgccag gCCTCACGACTTCTCAGCTGATGGCTTCAATGACTGGGCCTTCATGACAACGCACTCGTGGGACGAGGACCCCTCTGGGGAATGGGTGCTGGAGATCGAGAACACCAGCGATGCCAACAACTATG GCACGCTGACCAAGTTCACGCTTGTGCTGTACGGGACAGCCACCGACTCCCCCAGCCTTTCCAaccagctggagagcagcgGCTGCAAGACGCTGACCCCCAGCCAGACCTGCGTGG TCTGTGAGGAGGGGTACTACCTGCACCAGAAGAGCTGCCTGAAGCGCTGCCCTCCCGGCTTCGCGCCTGGCGTCCAGAACACACACTACAACCTGGAGAACAGCGTGGAGCCCATCGCGccccacctctgcctgccctgccacccctccTGCGCCACCTGCGCAGGGCCCGGCCCCAACCAGTGCCTGACCTGCCCCGCGCACTCCCACTTCAGCAGCCTGGAcctctcctgctcccaccaGACACAGAGCAGCCGTgcatcccctgccctggcagacaGCGAGGGGCTGGCCGAGGCCCCTTCTCCAGCCAACCTGCCTGTCCTCATTGCCAGCCTCAGCTGTGTCCTCATCGTTGTCATCTTTGTCACTGTCTTTCTGGTGCTGCAGGCACGCTCAGGCTTCAGCCTGCGGGGCGTGAAGGTCTACGCCCTGGACAGCGGGATCATCTCCTACAAGGGGCTCCCCTCCGACATCTGGCAGGAGGAGGGCCCCTCCGAGTCGGACGGTGAGGAGTACGAGGCCCACAGCGAGAGGACTGCCTTCATCAGAGACCAAAGTGCCCTTTGA